Below is a genomic region from Deltaproteobacteria bacterium.
CCCGGGACCTCGCTCATGTATTTCGTGAAGGACCGTTCGTAGGGCACTACCGCGGATAGCTTGAACTGCCGGGACCTGGTCTTCATCTCCCTTATGCCGCGGAGTATCTTCTGCTCGGTTACCTCCCCGAAGCCGCGTATCCCCCGTATGTGCCCGGCCTCTGCCGCCCGCTCGAGCCCCTCGAGGCCGCTTATGCCGAGTTCCTTATGGAGGACCGCGGCCTTTTTCGGCCCGAGGCCGGATACCTTTATCATCTCGAGCATCCCGTGTGGCATCTCTCCAAGGAGCTCGCGGTGGTAAGCGCACCTGCCGGTCGTAAGGAGCTCGATTATTTTATTCCTCGTGCTCTCCCCTATGCCCGGGATTCCCTTAAGGCCGTCCTCTCCACCTTCGGCGTAAAGGGTCTTAAGGCTCTCGGGCAGACCCTCCACCACCATCCCCGCGTTCCTGTACGAGCGGATCCTGAAGGTATCGCCCCCTTTTATTTCAAGGAGGTCCGCTATCTCGAAAAAGACCTTGGCAATCTCGCCGTTCTCCAATTTTCCCTCGGTAAGGTCAAGTATTTTGTGTCAAGCAGGCAATTAGCCGGCTTCCATAAAAACGTACCAGGCGAATTTACCCGTTCGGCGAGGACCCCAGCCTCCTTTCAAACTGTAGCGGCATATTATATAATATACAATGTTCCGCACGGGCAGGCCAGCCGAACGGAATCCGGCCTCGCCAAATTTGGAATTGACACAGGGGGCCGCTTTACCTAAACTTAGCAGGACACAGGGGTTTCAAAGACGTAGGATCGGAAGGCCGTATACAAATGAAGCGCAACCCAATAGGCGTATTCGACTCAGGAATAGGAGGGCTTACGGTCCTTCGCGAGATAACCTCGCTCCTGCCGAACGAGTGCACGGTCTATTTCGGGGACACCGCCAGGGTGCCTTACGGCAGCAAGTCGCGTGAGACTATCGAAAGGTACTCCTTCGAGATAGCGGCTTTTCTCGCAAAACATAATATCAAGCTGCTGGTAGCCGCCTGCAATACCGCCTCGGCCTTCGCGGTCCCGAGGCTTGCAAGGGAGCTTGCCATTCCGGTCCTGGGCGTCATCCTACCCGGAGCGCGCGCGGCAGCGGCCGCGACACGGACCGGCAGGGTCGGGGTCATAGGGACCGAGGGCACCATAAGGAGCGGCGCCTACGTCTCGGCTATAAAGGCCGAGAACCCGGCGGTGTCGGCCTTCGTAAAAGCCTGCCCCCTCTTCGTGCCGCTCGTTGAAGAGGGCTGGGCCGAGGACGAAATAACTGTAAAGGTCGCAGAGCGTTATCTTTCCGGGCTCAAGGAGGCCTCCATAGACACCCTGGTGCTCGGCTGCACGCACTACCCGCTCCTTAAAAGGACCATCGCTTCGGTCATGGGCGAAGGCGTTACGCTCATAGACTCGGCTGCCTCGACAGCCGCTGAGGTAAAGAGGACGCTTGCGGAAAGAGGGCTGCTGAACGATTGCGTGGGTGCGGCGTCACTCAGGTTTTTCGTTACCGACTCGCCCGAGAGGTTCATGGTCGTCGGCAAAAAATTCTTCGGCGACAGGCTCTCCGATGCGGAACTTGCCGTCCTTACAGAGGCTCAGGATGCCCAGAAGACGTAAAGGCGGTAAAAACACCCTTCTTATAACTGCCGCGGCCGCTGTAACGGTCGTTATCGGCGTTTTAATCCTCGTCTGGCTTTCCGGAAAACCTCCAAAGGACACGCGGGAGATAGACGTCTACTTCAGCGACGAGGAAGGGCTTTACCTAAAGGCCGAGAAGCGGAGCATAGATAAGGGCCCACTCCTCGCGGAGGCCAGGGAGGCGCTCGGAGAGCTTATAGAGGGGCCTGAGAGCGCTCAATTCGCCTCGGCCCTGCCGAGCGGAACGAAGCTCCTTGGCCTTAGAATAGATGACAAGACCGCAACCGTCGATCTCAGTAGAGAAGTCGTCGAGAACCATCCCGGCGGCTCGTCTTTCGAGATACAGACGGTTTATTCTGTAGTGAATACTCTCGCGCTCAATTTCCCCGAAATAGAAGACGTACAGATCCTCGTGGAAGGCAAAAAGACCGACACCATTGCCGGCCATATCGACGTGACCCTGCCGCTCGGGCCGGATCATAAAATAATCAGGAACTGACCAGAATGCCCGGAGAACGGACTTTCAGGCTGGAGAGGGATTCCCTGGGAGAAAGGGAAGTGCCCAAGGGAGCCTACTACGGCATACAGACGCTACGCGCCTCGGAGAACTTCCGGATAAGCGGCTTGAGGGCCCCCCGCGCCTTCATCAGAGCGACCGGGATCGTGAAGCTTGCCGCCTGCCGGGCAAACTTAAGCCTCGGCCTCCTTGAAAAGAGACTTGCCCGCGTCATTGAGAAGGCGGCGGAGGAGGTCATCGATGGCGGGCTCGATGGCGAGTTCATAGTGGACGTCTTTCAGGCCGGGGCAGGCACATCCCATAACATGAACGCCAACGAAGTCATAGCGAACAGGGCCATAGAAATCCTTGGCGGGAAGAAGGGCGACTACAGGCTCGTCCACCCGAACGACCACGTGAACATGAGCCAGTCCACGAATGACGCCATGCCCACGGCCCTCCGCATAGCCGCCCTTTCAGAATCTAACAGGCTCGTAGAGGCCCTCGGCGGCCTTGAGGCCGCGCTTAGGGCAAAGGCCAGAGAGTTTAGAGATGTAATCAAGTCCGGGAGGACGCATCTCCAGGACGCTGTGCCCATTACTCTCGGGCAGGAGTTCGGCTCATGGGCATCCGCCGTGAAAAGCTCGATCGAGAGAATAGCGCAGGCAAGGGAGCGGCTTAAGAGGATAGGGCTCGGCGGGACCGCCGTGGGGACCGGCATAAACACGCACCCGAGATACAGGGACACGGCACTTCGCGAGCTCTCAAAGGCGAGCGGGATAAAGGGGCTCAGGAAGGCTGAGGACTTTTTCGAGGCGCTAAGTAGCTTTACCGACTTTTCTTCCTTTTCCGGCGCGCTCAGGGACGCGGCGCTCGACCTCATACGGATAGCGAACGACTTGAGGCTCCTCTCTTCCGGGCCCATGACAGGGCTGGCTGAGATAAGGCTTCCGCCTGTGCAGCCAGGGTCGTCGATAATGCCTGGAAAGGTCAATCCCGTGATGGCCGAGATGGTGGACATGGTCGGCTTCCAGGTAATCGGCGCGGATGCTGCCATAGCCGCCGCAGCGCAGGAGGGCCAGCTTGAGCTTAATGTCATGCTCCCTGTCATAGGCCATAACCTGCTCCAATCCATAGACATACTGACAAATGCGGCCCTCGCCTTTTCCGAGCGGTGCGTAAAGGGCATAAAGGCGGACCCTGAGCGCTGCAGGCGGTATTTCGAGGCCTCTGAGGGGTTGGCGACCGCGCTAAATACCATTATAGGATACGAGAGGGCAGCCGAGGTGGTTAAGGAATCCATGAAGACCGGAAAGACGATAAAAGAGACTGTGCTGGGAAAAGGGATCCTCACCGGGACGGAGTGGGACCGTCTCCTGGACCCCAGTAGGATAACCAGCTCTGCGAAAACCTCCATCCCGAAAAAAGGGAGGCCGGGCAGATGACGTCCTGGTTCTTTCTCTTCATGGCCGGTTTTTTCGAGGTCGTCTGGGCAGTGGAACTCAAGCTCTCGCAGGGCTTCACCAGGACCGTCCCGACCATAGCTACCATAGCCGCCCTTGGCCTCAGCATGGGCTGCATGGCCCTTGCGTTGAAGACCATACCGATGGGCACCGCCTATGCCATATGGACCGGCATCGGCGCGGTCGGGACCGTGATAATCGGCATGACCCTCTTCGGCGAGCCACGGGAGGCGCTGAGGATAGCCTGCATCGGCCTAATCGTAATCGGCATAGCCGGACTTAAGCTGACCTCATAAAAACGGACTCACGCGAAAGGAAAAAGAGATGAGCGGAACGGACGACGCCATCGAGACATGGGAGATATCGGAGGGGGATTTCCCTTCCGGCGGGTCCATGCGGGAGAGACTCTCCTTCCTGGTGAACTACGCCGTTCTTGCGCCGTCGAGCCACAATACCCAGCCCTGGCTTTTCAGCATCGGGGAGGCCGGTGTGGACCTCCTCGCGGACAGGACGCGCGCCCTTCCAATAGCAGACCCTGACGACAGGTCCCTGACCATAAGCTGCGGCGCGGCCCTCTTTAATCTTTTTATCGCAGCGCGGCATTTCGGGCTTGATGTCTCAACTACGCTCCTTCCCGATGAAGCCACACCGGACCTTCTCGCAAGTATCTCGGTCAGGGGGAGGAAAGCTCCAACTGACGAGGAGAGCAGGCTCTTCGGCGCGATAAAGGCGAGAAGGACCAATAGGATGCCTTTTGATAAGAAAGCGGTCAGAAAGGACCTCATAGAGAAGCTCAAGAAGGCGGCAAGGTCGGCGGGGGCATGGCTCCATATCGCCGAGAGCATGGATGAGAAGGAGAGGATAGCCGCGCTCGTCGCCGAGGGGGACAGGATACAGGCGGCCAACAGGCAGTTCCGGCGGGAGCTTGCCGCGTGGATACACCCGAACCGGAGCCGGAGCAGGGACGGCATGCCTGGGTACGCCTTCGGCATGGGCGACCTCGCGTCAAGCGCCGGTCCCTTTCTCATCCGCACCTTCGACTGGGGCAAGGGCCGCGCGGCAAAGGATAAGCAGCTAGCATCGGGCTCCCCTCTCCTGGCTGTCCTCGGCACAAAGGGAGACTCTGCGGGGGACTGGCTCGTTGCCGGCATGGCGCTTTCGAGGGTCCTCCTCCTTGCCCGGTCCGAAGGCGTCTGGGGCTCGTATCTCAACCAGCCCATAGAGGTGGCCGAATTGAGGCCCAGGCTCGGCGAGCTTGTCGGAGAGGGATTTCCGCAGCTCCTCATGAGAATGGGCTACGGCCCCGGAGTGCTCCCTACCCCCAGACGCCCCGCAAACGAAGTGATCCTTTGATATTCACGGCCAGCGGTCGGCATATCTCCCAACCTCCCCTTTTCTGGCATACTCTAATCATGGATGCCATTCGTACACCTTGAATCCTAAGGGGGGATAAAATGGGTCTATTAAGGCTTGAGCGGACAAAAAACCTTTTAAGGGAGATTTCCGGGACGCTCAAATCGAGCGCCACTGTCCGGGCGGCTTACGGAAAACCGGTGAGGACCCCGGACCGGACGATAATACCGGTTGCGAAGGTCACTTACGGCTTCGGCGGCGGGGGCGAGGCGGAAAAAGGAGTTGAGAAAGGCAACAGGAAGGCCGAACGGGAAGAAGGCGGAGGAGGCGGGATGATGGTAAGGCCAGTCGGGGTCATCGAGGTCACCGGCAAAAAGACCCGCTACATACCCATCGGCTTCAGGGCGAGGCTACTCTTCTTCCTGGCCGCCGGTTTCCTTTCGGGCTGGGCCTTCTCGCAGAGGCATCACGCACACCAGGCACACGCGGAGAGGTAGGCTACTTCCAAGCTCGCGCATCGGGCCCCGGCCCGATGCGCTTTTTTCTCTTTTGGAGCCTTCGACCTACTTTTCAGAAATTTCTATCATATCTATTTCGGTAGAACCCGCGCCCTTTTCCTTTATCTCTTTGAGCGCGCGCTCGGAATCGCCCGGCTCAAGGTCCACTCCCTTGACCGCGTCCAGAAGGACCGTGACCTTGAACTTCATCCCGAGGGCGTCGAGCGTGGTCTGCCTCACGCAGTAGTCCGTCGCAAGACCCCCGACGTAAATCTCGGTTACTCCATCGTCTTCGAGGATTTCCACAAGGCGCCTTCCCTTCTCGTCATGGCCGTCAAACGCAGAGTAATTGTCCGCATTCGGCGTATCGCCTTTTGAGAGGACCAGTGCGTCTTCAGGGACTTCCAGGTCAGGATGGAATTCCGCGCCCTTTGTGCCCATCACGCAATGGGGCGGCCATGTGCCGCCGAATTCCTTGAAGTGGATGGTCACGGGCGGGTGCCAGTCGCGTGTTATGTAGACTGGGAGCCCGGCTGACTTGAAGAGCCTTATGTACCTGTTTACGACAGGGACTATCCTGTCCCCCTCTGGCACGGCGAGGGCGCCAGATGGGCAGAAATCGTTCTGCACATCGGCTATGACAAGCGCCTTTTTTCCGCGTCTTTTTTCCTGCATAAAGAGAGAATAACAGGTTATGGGGCGGTGTCAAGGAAGCGAAGCTCTTGACTTTTCGAGCTTTTTTGCCGCATGGGGGTTGCAAAAACATCGCTTTTGTTTTATTCTTTTCTATGCGTCCGGGGCTTCTCTCCGCCGGGGGCGCAAGCCAATGGACATAAGGAGGCCTTGATGGTCGTAAAAAGGATACATGCCCTTCTACTCGCTTTCGCCGTCCTCTTCACCATGCTCGCTGGCGCCGCATCCGCAGAGCCGTCCAAGCTCTACAAGCACGAGCTCGATAACGGGCTTACCGTGATAATAGAGGAAGAGCACTCGGCCCCGGTAGTCTCGATTCAGATGTGGGTGCGGGTCGGGAGCGCGGACGAGCCGGACCGCTTAGCCGGTATCTCCCACGTATTCGAGCACATGCTCTTCAAGGGCACGGAGAAGAGAAAGGTCGGCGAGATAGCCGGGATAATCGAATCCGTGGGCG
It encodes:
- the murI gene encoding glutamate racemase, whose protein sequence is MKRNPIGVFDSGIGGLTVLREITSLLPNECTVYFGDTARVPYGSKSRETIERYSFEIAAFLAKHNIKLLVAACNTASAFAVPRLARELAIPVLGVILPGARAAAAATRTGRVGVIGTEGTIRSGAYVSAIKAENPAVSAFVKACPLFVPLVEEGWAEDEITVKVAERYLSGLKEASIDTLVLGCTHYPLLKRTIASVMGEGVTLIDSAASTAAEVKRTLAERGLLNDCVGAASLRFFVTDSPERFMVVGKKFFGDRLSDAELAVLTEAQDAQKT
- a CDS encoding nitroreductase family protein, producing MSGTDDAIETWEISEGDFPSGGSMRERLSFLVNYAVLAPSSHNTQPWLFSIGEAGVDLLADRTRALPIADPDDRSLTISCGAALFNLFIAARHFGLDVSTTLLPDEATPDLLASISVRGRKAPTDEESRLFGAIKARRTNRMPFDKKAVRKDLIEKLKKAARSAGAWLHIAESMDEKERIAALVAEGDRIQAANRQFRRELAAWIHPNRSRSRDGMPGYAFGMGDLASSAGPFLIRTFDWGKGRAAKDKQLASGSPLLAVLGTKGDSAGDWLVAGMALSRVLLLARSEGVWGSYLNQPIEVAELRPRLGELVGEGFPQLLMRMGYGPGVLPTPRRPANEVIL
- a CDS encoding multidrug efflux SMR transporter; translation: MTSWFFLFMAGFFEVVWAVELKLSQGFTRTVPTIATIAALGLSMGCMALALKTIPMGTAYAIWTGIGAVGTVIIGMTLFGEPREALRIACIGLIVIGIAGLKLTS
- a CDS encoding aspartate ammonia-lyase, with the translated sequence MPGERTFRLERDSLGEREVPKGAYYGIQTLRASENFRISGLRAPRAFIRATGIVKLAACRANLSLGLLEKRLARVIEKAAEEVIDGGLDGEFIVDVFQAGAGTSHNMNANEVIANRAIEILGGKKGDYRLVHPNDHVNMSQSTNDAMPTALRIAALSESNRLVEALGGLEAALRAKAREFRDVIKSGRTHLQDAVPITLGQEFGSWASAVKSSIERIAQARERLKRIGLGGTAVGTGINTHPRYRDTALRELSKASGIKGLRKAEDFFEALSSFTDFSSFSGALRDAALDLIRIANDLRLLSSGPMTGLAEIRLPPVQPGSSIMPGKVNPVMAEMVDMVGFQVIGADAAIAAAAQEGQLELNVMLPVIGHNLLQSIDILTNAALAFSERCVKGIKADPERCRRYFEASEGLATALNTIIGYERAAEVVKESMKTGKTIKETVLGKGILTGTEWDRLLDPSRITSSAKTSIPKKGRPGR
- a CDS encoding nicotinamidase — its product is MQEKRRGKKALVIADVQNDFCPSGALAVPEGDRIVPVVNRYIRLFKSAGLPVYITRDWHPPVTIHFKEFGGTWPPHCVMGTKGAEFHPDLEVPEDALVLSKGDTPNADNYSAFDGHDEKGRRLVEILEDDGVTEIYVGGLATDYCVRQTTLDALGMKFKVTVLLDAVKGVDLEPGDSERALKEIKEKGAGSTEIDMIEISEK
- a CDS encoding GerMN domain-containing protein, whose product is MPRRRKGGKNTLLITAAAAVTVVIGVLILVWLSGKPPKDTREIDVYFSDEEGLYLKAEKRSIDKGPLLAEAREALGELIEGPESAQFASALPSGTKLLGLRIDDKTATVDLSREVVENHPGGSSFEIQTVYSVVNTLALNFPEIEDVQILVEGKKTDTIAGHIDVTLPLGPDHKIIRN